The Solanum lycopersicum chromosome 6, SLM_r2.1 genome has a window encoding:
- the LOC101267532 gene encoding CASP-like protein 1F1, which produces MENFGAKNRQNQNLQNPAMKSDKCLLSTQILLRILAIAFTLAATSIILTSKQAVTVFGIEMDARYSYSSAFKFFAITNMVGCAFSVLSLIVASVLAHKSSDPKNYFYMFIHDLITMALLLAGCAAATAVGYVGKYGQTHSGWLPICDHVDKFCRKVSHSIMLSYIAMILYLCLTIISANQSRKIIV; this is translated from the exons ATGGAGAATTTTGGTGCCAAAAATAGGCAAAATCAAAATTTGCAAAACCCAGCAATGAAATCTGACAAATGTTTGTTATCAACACAAATTCTGTTGAGAATTTTGGCAATTGCATTCACATTGGCAGCAACTTCCATCATTCTCACAAGCAAACAAGCGGTTACTGTATTTGGCATTGAAATGGATGCACGCTATAGTTATTCTTCAGCTTTCAA GTTCTTTGCTATTACAAATATGGTTGGATGTGCTTTCTCTGTTTTGTCCCTGATTGTAGCCTCTGTTCTTGCTCATAAAAGTTCTGACCCAAAGAACTATTTTTACATGTTCATTCATGATTTG ATTACGATGGCATTGCTACTGGCTGGATGTGCAGCAGCAACAGCAGTTGGATATGTGGGAAAATATGGACAGACACATTCAGGATGGCTGCCAAtttgtgatcatgttgacaaATTTTGTCGAAAAGTTTCACATAGTATCATGCTTTCTTACATTGCAATGATACTCTACCTTTGCCTCACTATAATCTCAGCAAATCAATCCAGAAAAATCATAGTTTAA
- the LOC101267030 gene encoding CASP-like protein 1F1, which produces MEPKNMQSSPLKPYKYLLGTQILLRFLATIFTLASTLIILTSKQTVTIFGLEMDARYSYSSAFKFFAFANMIGCAFSVLSLFLASVLGHKGLVPKNSFYMFLHDLIVMAVLLAGCAAATAVGYIGKYGEMHSGWMPICEHVDKFCHKVTNSVILSYFAVFFYLCLTIISANQSRHIQV; this is translated from the exons ATGGAGCCCAAAAATATGCAAAGTTCACCACTGAAACCTTACAAATATTTGTTAGGAACACAAATTTTGTTGAGATTTTTGGCTACAATATTCACATTGGCGTCtactttgattattttaacaagCAAACAGACTGTTACTATATTTGGCCTTGAGATGGATGCACGCTATAGTTATTCTTCAGCTTTCAA GTTTTTTGCTTTTGCAAATATGATTGGATGTGCCTTCTCTGTTTTGTCTCTGTTTCTTGCCTCTGTTTTAGGACATAAAGGTCTTGTTCCAAAGAATTCATTTTACATGTTCCTTCATGATTTG ATTGTGATGGCAGTGCTGCTAGCTGGATGTGCAGCAGCAACAGCAGTTGGATATATTGGAAAATATGGTGAGATGCATTCAGGATGGATGCCCATTTGTGAACATGTTGACAAATTCTGTCACAAAGTAACAAATAGTGTCATCCTCTCATACTTTGCTGTGTTTTTCTACCTTTGTCTCACCATTATCTCTGCAAATCAATCCAGACACATCCAAGTTTAA